In one Vibrio sp. VB16 genomic region, the following are encoded:
- the uhpC gene encoding MFS transporter family glucose-6-phosphate receptor UhpC — MFGMLSQKQPATLITDKRTIDSTYKYWRLHLMLSMYVGYGVFYFTRKSLNFSMPVMLTDLGWEPSDIGMIATVYYITYGTSKFLSGMISDQSNPRYFMGFGLIASGVINILFGLSSSLTVMVILWMLNAFFQSWGWPACAKLLTTWYSRSERGFWWSLWNTCINVSGALLPILIGFIAITWGWRYGFIVPGIIAIVVGLILSFRMQDKPTTLGLPTVGDWRDDPLEKQQEEEGKNLPFKTIIKTYVLGNKYIWLLCSSYLLVYIVRIAVNDWGSLYLVERHHVDLLTANTAVSMFEVGGFLGSLLGGWGSDKFFHGNRAPMNLIFALGIFISVAALWLTPINNIYVLSGCLFSIGFFIFGPQMMIGMAAAECSHKSLAGTATGFVGLFGYLGAALAGYPLSIVIEQFQWEGFFTVVTFAAAAVGMLLIPFLRAQQRTVETNSV; from the coding sequence ATGTTTGGCATGTTGTCTCAAAAACAACCCGCAACGCTGATAACAGATAAACGGACTATCGATTCTACTTACAAGTATTGGCGATTGCATTTGATGCTGTCCATGTATGTTGGGTACGGTGTTTTTTATTTTACGCGTAAGAGTTTGAATTTCAGCATGCCCGTAATGCTCACCGATCTAGGTTGGGAGCCTTCGGATATCGGTATGATTGCCACTGTCTATTACATCACCTACGGTACATCCAAATTCTTGTCAGGGATGATCAGTGACCAATCAAATCCTCGTTATTTTATGGGTTTCGGCTTGATAGCCTCTGGTGTGATCAATATTTTATTTGGCTTGAGTTCATCACTCACGGTAATGGTTATCTTATGGATGCTCAATGCATTTTTCCAAAGCTGGGGCTGGCCCGCATGCGCTAAGCTACTGACAACATGGTACTCCCGCTCCGAAAGGGGGTTCTGGTGGTCTCTGTGGAATACCTGCATCAACGTAAGTGGCGCATTGCTGCCAATTTTAATAGGTTTTATTGCCATCACTTGGGGCTGGCGCTATGGGTTTATTGTGCCCGGAATCATCGCCATTGTAGTGGGGTTAATCCTATCTTTTCGCATGCAAGACAAACCCACCACCCTCGGTTTGCCTACGGTCGGAGACTGGCGCGATGACCCACTAGAAAAGCAACAGGAAGAAGAAGGAAAAAATCTACCGTTTAAAACCATTATTAAAACCTACGTGTTGGGTAATAAGTACATCTGGTTGCTATGTAGCTCTTATCTATTGGTTTACATCGTCAGAATTGCGGTCAATGACTGGGGCAGTTTATATTTGGTCGAACGGCATCACGTTGATTTACTCACTGCCAATACGGCCGTTTCCATGTTTGAAGTCGGTGGTTTTTTAGGGTCATTGCTCGGTGGTTGGGGCTCCGATAAATTTTTCCACGGCAACCGTGCACCGATGAACCTCATATTCGCCTTAGGCATTTTTATCTCGGTTGCCGCGTTATGGCTAACCCCTATCAATAATATCTATGTTCTCTCTGGTTGCTTGTTCTCTATCGGGTTCTTTATCTTTGGCCCACAGATGATGATTGGTATGGCCGCCGCCGAGTGCTCTCACAAAAGCCTAGCCGGGACAGCAACGGGCTTTGTTGGTCTGTTCGGTTACCTAGGTGCCGCGCTGGCGGGGTATCCACTTTCCATCGTTATTGAACAATTTCAGTGGGAAGGGTTCTTTACGGTGGTCACATTTGCGGCCGCCGCTGTCGGTATGTTGTTGATTCCATTCTTACGGGCACAACAGAGAACCGTTGAAACCAATAGCGTTTAA
- a CDS encoding ABC transporter permease, whose protein sequence is MSQLAAESDLKNHFEEKPHRDYIFYWILSIVAAFVLLPTFSLDYGVLDSTSDEFFEAMGWSSRNIAWLWFSLPLVLLIRPKHALNKYHLTRHKFDIGYSLFCILFIITSSAVTGHGLGYSTIFLFAALGSVMTLAMARLEFMGGDSFVIGSLVSIIGLISAFILFPSIAIFVPMFQDDMGNFVAWQFIEILSQKQIVQIILNSLFLGSSVGITATFFGLIFAIYSTRIAEKSAFITRIFSILPIVTPPFVVGLGVTLMLGRSGYVTELMVDWFGFQNTNWLYGFTGIWMAQVLAFAPMSFMILDGAMKSLHPSLEEASYTLRANRYQTFFGIVLPLLKPALANSFLIIFVQSLADFSNPLVLGGSFDVLATQIYFYIAGAQLDYASASTLGAVLLIFSLAIFVIQYMWIGKRSYVTISGKSYRGDVQPLPNSLRTFVSVTLYGWMIFNVLLYGSIVFGSFTVNWGIDYSLTLDNYINLFGMGFGEGAWPSLISTMTYAGIAAPITATFGLLIAYIVVRQDFRGKKVIEFATMLCFAVPGTVAGVSYILAFNDAPIYLTGTAAIVVISMVMRNVPVGIRAGVAGLGQLDKSLDEASLSLRANSFKTIIYILIPLLRPAILSSLIYSFVRAMTTVSAIIFLVTPETRVATSYILNRVEDGEYGIAIAYGSLLIFVMLSIILTFDYFVGEARISRSKAKNQE, encoded by the coding sequence ATGTCTCAATTAGCAGCAGAGTCAGACTTGAAAAATCACTTTGAAGAGAAGCCGCACCGTGACTACATCTTCTATTGGATATTGTCTATCGTCGCCGCTTTCGTGCTTTTACCTACATTTTCGCTTGATTATGGGGTACTCGACTCTACTTCAGATGAATTTTTTGAAGCCATGGGATGGAGCAGCAGAAACATTGCATGGCTTTGGTTTAGCCTGCCCTTAGTGCTTCTAATTCGCCCTAAACACGCTTTAAATAAATACCACCTAACCCGCCATAAGTTCGATATTGGTTACTCGTTATTTTGTATCCTATTTATCATCACTTCTTCTGCGGTCACCGGACACGGTTTGGGTTACTCCACCATCTTCCTTTTTGCTGCACTAGGCAGTGTAATGACACTCGCCATGGCTCGCTTAGAGTTTATGGGGGGCGATTCTTTTGTAATCGGCTCTTTAGTCTCCATCATTGGCTTGATCTCTGCGTTTATTCTCTTCCCGAGTATCGCTATCTTTGTGCCGATGTTTCAAGACGACATGGGCAACTTTGTCGCGTGGCAATTTATTGAAATTCTGTCGCAAAAGCAGATCGTTCAAATCATTCTTAACTCCTTATTCCTAGGTTCTTCCGTTGGTATTACGGCCACCTTCTTTGGTTTGATTTTCGCTATCTACTCCACTCGTATAGCAGAAAAATCCGCCTTTATTACCCGAATATTCTCGATTCTACCGATCGTTACACCACCATTTGTTGTTGGCTTAGGGGTAACCTTAATGCTTGGCCGTTCAGGCTATGTCACCGAATTGATGGTGGACTGGTTTGGCTTCCAAAATACCAATTGGTTGTATGGTTTTACCGGTATTTGGATGGCTCAGGTTCTTGCATTCGCGCCAATGTCCTTTATGATTTTAGATGGTGCAATGAAATCGCTACATCCATCTTTAGAAGAGGCTTCATACACACTTCGTGCTAATCGCTATCAGACATTCTTCGGCATCGTTTTACCTTTGCTTAAGCCAGCTTTAGCCAACTCATTTTTGATCATCTTTGTACAGTCACTCGCTGACTTCAGTAACCCGCTTGTACTTGGCGGTAGTTTCGACGTACTCGCGACGCAGATCTATTTCTATATTGCGGGCGCTCAGTTAGATTATGCCTCGGCAAGTACCTTAGGTGCTGTTCTGCTTATCTTCTCACTGGCTATATTCGTAATTCAGTACATGTGGATCGGCAAGCGTTCTTACGTAACGATATCGGGTAAATCTTATCGCGGTGACGTTCAGCCACTACCGAACAGCCTACGTACCTTCGTCTCGGTTACGTTGTATGGTTGGATGATATTTAATGTACTGCTTTACGGAAGTATCGTATTTGGTAGCTTTACCGTTAACTGGGGAATCGATTACTCCTTAACACTAGACAACTATATCAATCTATTTGGTATGGGCTTTGGTGAAGGCGCATGGCCTTCGTTAATCAGTACCATGACATACGCTGGTATTGCGGCGCCGATTACCGCGACCTTTGGTTTGCTTATCGCTTATATCGTTGTACGTCAGGATTTCCGTGGCAAGAAGGTCATTGAATTTGCAACAATGCTCTGTTTTGCAGTTCCAGGAACGGTTGCGGGTGTTTCTTACATCCTCGCATTTAACGATGCACCAATCTACCTAACGGGAACCGCCGCTATTGTGGTCATCTCCATGGTAATGCGAAATGTGCCTGTGGGTATTCGTGCTGGTGTGGCTGGTTTGGGTCAGTTAGATAAATCGCTGGATGAGGCATCACTAAGCTTACGCGCCAACTCATTCAAAACGATCATCTATATATTGATTCCGTTGCTGCGCCCTGCAATCTTATCATCATTGATTTACAGTTTTGTAAGAGCCATGACAACCGTTAGTGCCATCATCTTCCTTGTTACACCTGAAACACGCGTTGCGACATCTTACATCTTGAACCGCGTAGAAGATGGTGAATACGGCATCGCGATTGCCTATGGTTCGCTGCTTATCTTTGTCATGTTGTCTATCATACTGACCTTTGATTATTTCGTGGGCGAAGCCCGAATTTCCCGTTCAAAAGCCAAGAACCAAGAATAA
- the fbpC gene encoding ferric ABC transporter ATP-binding protein yields the protein MKENSFVVLKNVCKRFGDNTVIGNLDLEIEKGTLVTLLGPSGCGKTTVLRLVAGLEKPTSGQIFIDGEDVTNTSIQHRDICMVFQSYALFPHMSLHENVAYGLKMIRLPAKEIKQRVDEALKLVGLDDMGSRFVDQISGGQQQRVALARALVLKPKVLLFDEPLSNLDANLRRSMRETIRELQQRFNITSLYVTHDQAEAFAVSDTVIVMNDGEIMQEGSPDQLYRSPASMFMANFMGDANIFDGSYNGDLLNINGYKIGADKDVIDGFPEGNYQIGVRPEAILLAGEGDVCQQCQVKGIVYMGSMYEVAVNWHGQELLLQLNSSQFDPEISDHAYLTINPTGIFLLPAEAK from the coding sequence ATGAAAGAAAATAGCTTTGTAGTGCTAAAAAATGTATGTAAGCGCTTTGGAGACAATACGGTAATTGGCAACCTTGATCTAGAAATCGAAAAAGGCACTCTGGTTACTCTACTCGGCCCATCTGGTTGTGGTAAAACAACCGTATTGCGTTTAGTTGCTGGTCTAGAGAAACCAACCAGCGGTCAGATCTTTATCGATGGTGAGGACGTGACGAACACGTCTATCCAGCATCGTGATATCTGTATGGTGTTTCAATCCTATGCGTTATTTCCGCATATGTCTCTTCACGAGAACGTCGCTTATGGTTTGAAAATGATTAGGTTGCCAGCCAAGGAAATCAAACAACGTGTTGATGAAGCCTTAAAACTGGTTGGTCTAGATGACATGGGAAGCCGCTTTGTCGACCAGATCTCTGGTGGTCAGCAGCAACGTGTTGCCCTAGCTCGTGCTTTGGTATTAAAACCAAAAGTGCTTCTTTTTGATGAGCCTTTGAGTAACTTGGATGCCAACTTACGTCGCAGCATGCGTGAAACCATTCGTGAACTTCAACAGCGTTTTAACATTACGTCTTTGTATGTAACCCACGACCAGGCGGAAGCATTCGCGGTATCCGACACGGTTATCGTAATGAACGATGGTGAAATCATGCAGGAAGGTTCACCGGATCAACTGTATCGTTCACCTGCTTCTATGTTTATGGCGAACTTTATGGGCGATGCCAATATCTTTGATGGTTCTTACAACGGTGATCTTCTCAATATCAATGGCTATAAAATTGGTGCTGACAAAGACGTTATTGATGGATTTCCTGAAGGGAACTATCAAATCGGCGTTAGACCAGAGGCTATATTACTGGCTGGAGAAGGCGACGTTTGCCAACAGTGTCAGGTTAAAGGCATCGTTTATATGGGTTCCATGTACGAAGTTGCCGTTAACTGGCATGGTCAGGAGTTATTGTTGCAACTAAACTCCTCGCAATTTGACCCTGAGATTTCGGACCACGCTTACTTAACCATTAATCCAACAGGCATTTTCTTGTTACCTGCTGAAGCAAAGTAA
- a CDS encoding GntR family transcriptional regulator: protein MTDWQDNQPIFRQLSEQITEQILQGVWLEEQPLPSVRTVAAELKINHLTVMKGYQLLVDDGLVEKKRGQGMFVAKGALKMLQNKQKSDFMTRQMPLIAQTLQQIDMPLDEFVQQLQRIQKLQQDTTGEK from the coding sequence ATGACCGATTGGCAAGATAATCAGCCTATTTTTCGTCAGTTAAGTGAACAGATTACCGAGCAGATTTTGCAAGGGGTCTGGCTAGAAGAGCAACCGCTGCCGTCAGTGAGGACAGTCGCTGCAGAGCTAAAGATTAACCACTTAACTGTTATGAAGGGCTATCAGCTTTTAGTTGATGACGGCTTAGTTGAGAAGAAACGAGGCCAAGGCATGTTTGTAGCAAAAGGCGCCTTGAAGATGCTACAGAATAAACAGAAATCTGATTTTATGACACGCCAAATGCCCCTAATTGCACAAACATTACAGCAGATAGACATGCCGCTCGACGAGTTTGTTCAACAGCTACAACGTATTCAAAAATTACAACAAGATACAACAGGTGAAAAATGA
- the uhpB gene encoding signal transduction histidine-protein kinase/phosphatase UhpB, whose product MKSSIEHIGSHTFTSIFTFVIYSVTWFCLWSISGYLVTDIHTAGLFLPVGLRLAVLLIMPVKYWWVILFSELCITVGIVQVLELNQSDFLLLLAPFISGALIRPIQAWWKRLETYWQQLLGLLVVIIINAFLQACAILLLSKPLGLSLNLIYSTTIASLTGGIILAPFFYLLHDYLNRKVWVPLSPTLIHKEVTLRPSAFLWMSLFFCIGLIAELSFKQQMASLLLIIVLLPNIFMAYRYGWQGGVLAAVMNSILLTMAKKVMGSFATYEEMQLFLTTQALVGLGLGIAISRQYLLSEKLKRVIHELAHELSVKQELARQLVHVEEDIRKSVARELHDEIGQNITAIQIQATLANRTAKEDNTRQIATAINDLAFKVHSATRHLLSQLRPHILDELGLESALQQLANEMKFSERSVDFRLNIGFDTEQLDEVTSVTIYRIVQELINNATKHSQATEVNLTFLPGSLFSMEYRDNGIGLPANWRTKGTGLKGLQERVTALGGSLTIDGELGTRVLVNLPTKKQNEPTS is encoded by the coding sequence ATGAAGAGTTCAATAGAACACATTGGTAGCCACACATTTACCAGCATATTTACCTTCGTAATCTATAGCGTTACGTGGTTCTGCTTGTGGAGTATTAGTGGCTATCTGGTAACAGATATCCATACTGCGGGGCTTTTTCTGCCCGTTGGCTTAAGGCTGGCAGTACTGTTAATAATGCCTGTCAAGTATTGGTGGGTTATTCTATTCAGCGAGTTATGTATTACCGTTGGAATTGTTCAAGTATTAGAGCTCAATCAATCCGACTTTTTATTGCTCCTTGCGCCCTTTATAAGTGGTGCACTAATACGCCCTATTCAAGCCTGGTGGAAACGATTAGAAACCTATTGGCAGCAACTGCTTGGTTTATTAGTTGTCATCATCATCAATGCATTTTTACAGGCCTGCGCAATTCTACTGCTGAGCAAACCTCTGGGTCTCTCTCTTAACCTCATTTACAGCACCACCATTGCATCTCTAACCGGTGGTATTATTCTTGCGCCGTTCTTTTATCTGTTGCACGACTATTTAAACCGAAAAGTTTGGGTTCCGCTTTCCCCCACTCTTATCCACAAAGAAGTCACATTAAGGCCGTCGGCCTTTTTGTGGATGTCTCTGTTTTTCTGCATCGGCCTTATCGCTGAGCTCAGCTTTAAACAACAGATGGCGTCGCTGCTCTTAATCATTGTTCTACTGCCAAATATCTTTATGGCTTACCGATACGGATGGCAGGGTGGCGTGCTTGCGGCGGTGATGAACAGTATCTTGCTTACCATGGCGAAAAAAGTGATGGGATCATTTGCCACATACGAAGAGATGCAGCTTTTTTTGACCACTCAGGCACTCGTTGGCTTAGGGTTGGGTATTGCCATTAGTCGCCAATATCTTCTATCCGAGAAACTCAAAAGGGTCATCCACGAACTCGCTCATGAGTTATCAGTAAAACAAGAGCTTGCTCGCCAATTGGTGCATGTAGAAGAGGATATTCGCAAGTCGGTTGCGCGTGAGCTGCATGACGAAATAGGCCAGAACATTACTGCGATTCAAATACAAGCAACCCTTGCAAATAGAACGGCGAAAGAAGACAACACAAGACAGATTGCCACGGCGATCAACGATCTGGCTTTTAAGGTCCACAGTGCGACCCGTCATTTGCTGTCTCAATTGAGACCACACATACTCGATGAACTCGGATTAGAAAGTGCGCTGCAACAACTCGCCAATGAAATGAAGTTCTCGGAACGCAGCGTCGATTTTAGATTAAATATTGGGTTTGATACTGAACAACTGGACGAGGTCACCTCCGTGACTATCTATCGCATTGTGCAAGAGCTCATTAACAACGCAACCAAACACTCTCAAGCGACAGAAGTGAACCTCACTTTTTTACCTGGCTCTCTATTTAGCATGGAATATAGAGATAACGGCATTGGCTTACCTGCGAACTGGCGAACGAAAGGGACGGGCTTAAAAGGGCTACAAGAACGTGTCACCGCGCTTGGCGGAAGCTTAACTATCGACGGAGAACTCGGTACTCGGGTATTGGTTAATCTACCCACAAAGAAACAGAATGAACCAACATCATAA
- a CDS encoding ABC transporter ATP-binding protein yields the protein MKPLVSVKHVSKNYHQSKSDGQQDALHDISFELCAGQVLGLLGHNGAGKSTLINALLGAHRYKGEITINDCQPINQHAKLMEHLSYISDVNVLPGWMSVAQLLKYTSGVHPSFDIEKAKLTLSNTNIELSSKIESLSKGMKVQLHLAVVIATNTSVLILDEPTLGLDLLYRDTFYRHLLEWFHDGERTLIIASHEVSEIEHLLTDVLVLKKGKKVLQDSMDNISEAYFILDAANIHSDKISTLNPLSHQIGLGSVKWLLKSDRLPEVSGLGDVHRASLADIFIALQRETA from the coding sequence ATGAAACCTTTAGTCAGTGTTAAACACGTTTCTAAAAACTACCATCAGTCAAAAAGCGATGGTCAACAAGACGCATTGCACGATATCAGTTTCGAGCTTTGTGCGGGGCAAGTATTGGGGTTACTTGGTCACAATGGCGCAGGAAAATCGACGCTAATCAATGCCCTATTAGGTGCACACCGCTACAAAGGTGAGATCACTATAAACGACTGCCAACCTATCAACCAACATGCGAAGTTGATGGAACACTTGTCTTATATCTCTGATGTAAATGTACTTCCAGGCTGGATGAGTGTCGCTCAACTGCTTAAGTACACATCCGGTGTCCACCCAAGTTTTGATATTGAAAAAGCCAAACTGACGCTATCGAATACCAATATTGAGCTATCAAGCAAAATAGAAAGTCTCTCTAAAGGGATGAAGGTGCAATTGCATCTGGCGGTGGTTATTGCCACTAACACCAGCGTCCTTATCTTGGATGAACCAACATTGGGCTTGGATCTTCTTTACCGAGATACCTTCTATCGTCATCTCTTAGAATGGTTTCACGATGGTGAACGCACACTGATTATTGCCAGCCACGAGGTATCAGAAATAGAACATCTACTGACTGATGTGCTTGTCCTGAAGAAAGGCAAAAAAGTGCTCCAAGACAGTATGGATAACATCAGCGAGGCCTACTTTATTCTTGATGCAGCCAACATTCATAGCGATAAAATCTCTACCCTAAACCCTTTAAGTCACCAAATCGGATTAGGTTCAGTTAAGTGGTTGCTAAAAAGCGACCGATTACCAGAAGTCAGCGGGTTAGGTGACGTTCATCGTGCTAGCCTTGCCGACATATTTATTGCTCTACAAAGGGAGACAGCGTAA
- a CDS encoding ABC transporter substrate-binding protein — protein MKGNIKRHLLAACILGSTALAAPQVMAEGRLVIYCSATNAMCEAETKAFSEKHDVKTSFVRNGSGSTLAKIQAERKNPRADVWYGGTLDPQSQAGEMDLLTPYKSAELENIIPEFKDPAKRKGNYSSAVYMGILGFGVNTKRLAEKGLEIPRCWEDLTKPEYKDEIQIADPQSSGTAYTALATFIQLWGEDKAFEYFKSLDKNISQYTKSGVTPSRNSARGEIAIGIGFLHDYSLEQSQGAPLELISPCEGTGYEIGGVSMIKGARNEENAKLFIDWVLSKEGQQLAWQKGKSFQILTNVDAEQSPYALDPKKLDLINYDMNTYGASDTRKRLIKKWVNVVKMGE, from the coding sequence ATGAAAGGTAATATTAAACGCCATCTCTTAGCCGCTTGTATCTTAGGTTCTACTGCACTTGCTGCCCCGCAAGTTATGGCTGAAGGTCGTTTGGTTATTTACTGCAGTGCGACAAACGCAATGTGTGAAGCCGAAACCAAAGCATTCTCTGAAAAGCATGATGTAAAAACGTCTTTCGTTCGAAATGGTTCGGGTAGTACCCTTGCCAAAATTCAAGCAGAACGTAAAAACCCAAGAGCAGACGTATGGTACGGCGGTACGTTGGATCCTCAATCTCAAGCAGGTGAAATGGATCTACTTACTCCGTATAAATCCGCTGAACTTGAGAACATCATTCCAGAATTTAAAGACCCAGCAAAACGCAAAGGTAACTACTCTTCTGCCGTTTATATGGGTATTTTAGGTTTCGGTGTAAACACCAAGCGTTTAGCTGAAAAAGGTTTAGAGATTCCACGCTGTTGGGAAGATTTGACTAAACCAGAATACAAAGATGAAATTCAGATTGCTGATCCACAAAGTTCTGGTACTGCTTATACTGCACTCGCCACTTTTATCCAGCTTTGGGGTGAAGATAAAGCTTTTGAATACTTCAAAAGCTTAGACAAAAACATCTCTCAATATACCAAATCTGGTGTAACACCTTCTCGTAACTCAGCTCGTGGCGAAATCGCTATTGGTATCGGCTTCCTTCACGATTACTCTCTAGAGCAATCGCAAGGCGCACCTTTAGAGCTTATCTCTCCTTGTGAGGGTACGGGTTATGAAATTGGTGGTGTGAGTATGATTAAAGGCGCTCGTAACGAAGAGAACGCCAAATTATTCATCGACTGGGTACTATCTAAAGAAGGCCAGCAACTTGCATGGCAAAAAGGTAAGTCTTTCCAAATCTTAACGAATGTTGACGCAGAACAATCTCCTTATGCGCTTGACCCTAAGAAACTGGATCTTATCAACTACGATATGAACACTTATGGCGCATCTGATACACGTAAACGCCTAATCAAGAAGTGGGTAAACGTCGTTAAAATGGGCGAATAA
- a CDS encoding response regulator has translation MISVALVDDHVMVRSGFTQLLSVESDITVVGEYSSAKEAFTALPLIAHLDVAVIDISMPDESGLSLLARLKHINPELKAIVLSIYDSASFVSKAIDAGALGYLSKRCGPGELVTAIRTVSNGDRYLCADALFNLSNAGAPSSALNELTKREKEIFEHLIQGRDVKEVAFDLSLSHKTVHVHRANILSKLSLSNNVDLIRFAIRNKLLPE, from the coding sequence ATGATATCTGTTGCCCTAGTTGATGATCATGTCATGGTGCGATCAGGCTTTACCCAGTTGTTGAGTGTCGAATCGGACATCACTGTTGTTGGCGAATATAGCTCAGCCAAAGAGGCATTTACTGCCTTACCTTTAATCGCGCATTTAGATGTTGCGGTAATTGATATCTCTATGCCTGATGAAAGTGGCTTGTCTCTGCTTGCCCGTTTAAAACACATTAACCCTGAACTCAAAGCGATTGTGCTGAGCATCTATGACTCCGCCTCGTTTGTAAGCAAAGCAATTGATGCCGGTGCATTAGGTTACCTATCTAAGCGTTGCGGACCAGGGGAACTGGTTACCGCTATCCGTACCGTCTCTAATGGCGATCGCTATCTGTGTGCTGATGCACTGTTCAACCTGAGCAACGCTGGTGCTCCATCCTCCGCACTGAATGAACTGACCAAGCGAGAAAAAGAGATCTTTGAACACCTTATACAAGGAAGAGATGTCAAAGAGGTCGCATTCGATCTTTCCCTAAGCCATAAAACGGTGCATGTTCATCGTGCGAACATTCTAAGCAAGCTCTCTCTCTCTAATAACGTTGACCTAATCCGATTTGCGATTAGAAATAAACTCTTGCCAGAATGA
- a CDS encoding tyrosine-type recombinase/integrase — MSHLLHKLTAKEVKESKGKEKPYRINDGGGLYLQVKPNKLKYWEFRYKNRITGKTTMLGLGSLDILTLKNARDKAHDMRVLINEGIDPKQNRIDKKAKRKEELSNTFMVVAEGWIKTKNKLKPKTVHDNWRKLELYAFPKFGDIPVASLTPMVVQSALRPLAVNGKLETVKRTIQLVNEVMNYAINSGLLQHNVLAGVSKTFESPEVKHMAALKPHEITELLQTVATANMQLATKCLIEWQLHTMTRPSEAAGARWDEIDLENNLWIIPETRMKMKREHRIPLTPQTIAILDRIRPFSENRVHIFPSIRFPKRSIDAETINKALGRIGFRSRTTAHGMRSLASTTLNEKGFDPDIIEAALAHQDRNAIRAAYNRTDYLERRRKMMEWWSNYICEAAVGSLSVTGKVHMRAVG; from the coding sequence ATGTCACATTTACTGCACAAACTAACTGCCAAAGAAGTTAAAGAATCTAAGGGTAAAGAGAAGCCTTATCGTATTAATGATGGTGGTGGACTTTATCTGCAGGTTAAGCCAAACAAACTCAAATACTGGGAGTTTCGATACAAGAATAGAATAACTGGAAAAACCACAATGCTGGGCTTAGGAAGTTTAGATATTCTGACGCTAAAAAATGCTCGTGACAAAGCTCATGATATGCGCGTGCTTATTAATGAGGGAATTGACCCTAAACAAAATCGAATTGATAAAAAAGCTAAACGCAAAGAAGAGTTATCTAATACATTTATGGTTGTGGCGGAGGGTTGGATTAAAACAAAAAATAAGCTAAAGCCAAAAACGGTTCATGACAATTGGCGAAAGCTAGAGCTCTATGCATTTCCAAAATTTGGCGATATACCAGTCGCTAGTTTAACTCCGATGGTTGTTCAGAGCGCGTTACGACCTCTTGCCGTTAATGGCAAGCTGGAAACGGTTAAGCGTACAATCCAACTGGTTAATGAAGTAATGAACTACGCGATTAACAGTGGGTTGTTACAACATAACGTGCTTGCCGGTGTAAGTAAGACATTTGAGTCTCCAGAAGTTAAACACATGGCAGCTTTGAAACCTCATGAAATAACAGAGCTGCTACAGACCGTTGCGACAGCCAACATGCAATTAGCAACGAAATGTCTGATTGAATGGCAGCTACATACAATGACTCGACCAAGTGAAGCTGCGGGCGCGCGCTGGGATGAAATTGATCTAGAGAATAATCTATGGATCATTCCTGAAACACGAATGAAGATGAAGCGTGAGCATCGAATACCGCTAACACCTCAAACTATTGCAATTCTAGATCGGATACGCCCATTTAGTGAAAACCGAGTACATATCTTCCCGTCTATACGTTTTCCTAAGCGTTCTATTGATGCTGAGACTATCAACAAGGCATTGGGCCGTATTGGCTTTAGATCTAGAACGACAGCACATGGGATGCGATCTCTGGCCAGTACTACACTCAATGAAAAAGGATTTGATCCGGATATCATTGAAGCCGCACTGGCTCACCAGGATCGAAATGCAATCCGTGCAGCTTATAACCGAACAGATTACCTGGAACGGAGACGTAAAATGATGGAGTGGTGGAGTAACTATATTTGTGAGGCCGCAGTTGGATCATTGTCGGTGACCGGTAAAGTTCATATGAGGGCTGTGGGGTAA